In Clostridium sp. JN-1, one genomic interval encodes:
- the yjeM gene encoding glutamate/gamma-aminobutyrate family transporter YjeM: MSESIKSKKKLTLIPLALMVVTSVFMFPNVPRAFLLMGYAAIPWYILAAITFLIPFAFMVGEYGTAFKKEKGGIYSWMQKIVGPKYAFITIFMWYIGWLVWIILTCNSIWVHFSTIIFGTDTTSNWSLLGMNSTHTLGLLSIIFAVLLTLIATKGLDKIIKITSIGGISVGFINIVAYIGAIIVFIAGKGHIAQPINVSAFLHSPNPSYESAVSVLSFISFAILAYAGIEVVAGVVDDTEDPERTFPKGVLIGSIFIAVGYILGIFACGIFTNWQGVLSGKNINMVNVTIVMMNNMGYQIATALGLSHSTAIAFSTWIGRFVGLSMFLTYFGALISYSYSPLKQLIVGTPKELWPGNLSEIKDGLPKNAMWVQCILIVFFMLIVSLGGQGASKFFDKLVLMTNVATTLPYIFMSSVFAKFKKNTSIEKPFVIYKSYTSSVIWTIIVTFTVVFANITVIIKPALTGDITSSIWMIAGPLTFSIVALFMYSRYEKIANIQK, from the coding sequence ATGTCAGAAAGTATTAAAAGCAAAAAGAAATTAACATTAATACCACTAGCACTAATGGTTGTAACATCTGTTTTTATGTTTCCAAATGTCCCTAGAGCATTTTTGCTAATGGGATACGCTGCAATTCCATGGTATATACTAGCTGCAATTACTTTTCTAATTCCATTTGCATTCATGGTTGGAGAATATGGTACAGCCTTTAAAAAAGAAAAAGGTGGAATTTACTCGTGGATGCAAAAAATTGTAGGTCCAAAGTATGCATTTATAACAATATTTATGTGGTATATAGGATGGCTTGTATGGATAATCTTAACTTGTAATTCAATATGGGTTCACTTTTCAACTATAATATTTGGTACAGATACAACTTCAAATTGGTCTCTACTTGGTATGAATTCAACTCATACATTAGGATTATTATCCATAATATTTGCTGTACTTCTAACACTTATAGCAACTAAAGGATTGGATAAAATAATTAAAATAACCTCTATTGGAGGAATTTCTGTTGGATTTATTAATATAGTAGCCTATATAGGTGCAATAATAGTTTTCATAGCAGGCAAAGGTCATATAGCTCAGCCAATAAATGTTAGTGCATTTTTACATTCTCCAAATCCATCATATGAATCCGCAGTATCAGTATTATCATTTATATCATTCGCTATACTAGCATATGCTGGAATAGAAGTTGTAGCTGGAGTTGTTGATGATACTGAAGATCCCGAACGAACATTTCCTAAAGGTGTTCTAATTGGTTCTATATTTATTGCAGTTGGATATATTTTGGGTATATTTGCATGTGGTATATTTACTAACTGGCAAGGTGTATTATCGGGCAAAAATATAAACATGGTAAATGTTACAATAGTAATGATGAACAATATGGGATATCAAATTGCTACTGCCCTTGGATTAAGTCATTCTACTGCAATAGCTTTCAGTACATGGATAGGCAGATTTGTAGGATTATCTATGTTCTTAACGTACTTTGGTGCACTTATTTCTTATTCATATTCTCCTTTAAAACAACTTATAGTAGGTACACCTAAAGAATTATGGCCTGGAAATCTATCTGAAATAAAAGATGGTCTTCCTAAAAATGCTATGTGGGTTCAATGTATTTTAATAGTTTTCTTTATGCTAATAGTAAGTTTAGGTGGACAAGGTGCTAGTAAATTCTTTGATAAATTAGTTCTTATGACAAACGTTGCAACAACACTTCCTTATATATTTATGTCAAGTGTATTTGCTAAGTTTAAAAAGAATACAAGCATAGAAAAACCTTTTGTAATATATAAAAGTTATACAAGCTCAGTAATATGGACTATTATAGTTACGTTTACTGTTGTATTTGCAAATATAACTGTAATAATAAAACCGGCTTTAACAGGAGACATAACATCATCTATATGGATGATCGCAGGTCCATTAACATTTTCAATAGTTGCATTATTTATGTATTCTAGGTACGAAAAAATTGCAAATATTCAAAAATAA
- a CDS encoding XRE family transcriptional regulator translates to MELGEKIRKLRKQQKISIEQLSKKCGLSTGLISQMERGINIPSVISLWKVAKTLNVPMNYFFDDYKDDLPIIRKSERKKIIIPNSNVTYELLSPNLNKKMELLLVKLEPGKCSSDDQIGHKGEECGYMIHGTMKIKWGNKEYILYEGDSIYYDSTVPHRFVNIGDVEAISIWTMTPPSF, encoded by the coding sequence ATGGAATTAGGTGAAAAAATAAGGAAGTTACGTAAGCAGCAAAAAATTAGTATTGAACAATTATCAAAAAAATGTGGTTTGAGTACAGGTCTTATAAGTCAAATGGAGAGAGGAATAAACATACCATCCGTAATATCTCTATGGAAAGTTGCAAAGACACTCAATGTACCAATGAATTATTTCTTTGATGATTACAAAGATGACTTACCAATTATACGAAAAAGTGAAAGAAAGAAAATAATAATTCCAAATTCAAATGTTACCTATGAATTATTAAGTCCTAACTTAAATAAGAAAATGGAATTATTACTAGTAAAGCTTGAACCTGGGAAATGCAGCTCAGATGATCAGATAGGCCATAAAGGTGAAGAATGTGGATATATGATACATGGTACTATGAAAATAAAATGGGGAAACAAGGAATACATTCTCTATGAAGGCGACAGCATCTATTACGACAGTACAGTACCACATAGGTTTGTAAACATTGGTGACGTCGAAGCCATATCAATATGGACAATGACTCCTCCTAGCTTTTAA
- a CDS encoding H-type small acid-soluble spore protein — translation MIILNKQRVKEVLESKGIIEVKYGNDPVWLEGISTDQDNKIQIRDINTNQRFNVDISELKE, via the coding sequence GTGATAATTTTGAATAAACAAAGAGTAAAAGAAGTATTAGAATCCAAAGGGATTATAGAAGTGAAGTATGGAAATGATCCAGTATGGCTTGAAGGTATAAGTACAGATCAGGATAATAAAATACAAATAAGAGATATAAATACAAATCAGCGATTTAATGTTGATATTTCAGAACTAAAGGAATAA
- a CDS encoding M23 family metallopeptidase, with product MYKKWGDDLNMGCYNSQYEDYYNSFRRRNNIRRPVKYNGLDNNLRKKNSNSNYFTRRIIIDLVGVLVLFGIVIGCKLVVNSKTQAVYNYSKQLINQNYDYKALISQIKNINFNDVSEGFMNFIENVKSKVTGINTIDNKIKKNFALPISGIETSAFGYRKDPVTNKISFHEGVDIEVNENANVKAAYYGKIKDCGNDSAGFGNYILIDHGDGIETKYGHLKKILVKKDDAVKKGQIIAKSGNTGKSTGPHLHFELLYMGENKNPDKYFNIVKK from the coding sequence ATGTATAAAAAATGGGGAGACGATTTAAATATGGGATGTTATAATTCACAATACGAAGACTACTACAATTCATTTAGAAGAAGAAACAATATAAGACGTCCTGTTAAATACAATGGTTTAGATAATAATTTAAGAAAGAAAAATTCAAATAGTAATTATTTTACAAGGAGAATTATAATAGATTTAGTAGGTGTGCTAGTGCTTTTTGGAATAGTTATAGGCTGTAAACTTGTAGTTAACTCAAAAACACAAGCTGTTTATAATTATTCTAAGCAGTTGATAAATCAAAATTATGATTATAAAGCTTTAATAAGTCAAATTAAGAATATAAATTTTAATGATGTTAGTGAAGGATTTATGAATTTTATAGAAAATGTTAAGTCTAAGGTTACAGGAATAAATACTATAGATAATAAAATAAAAAAAAATTTTGCCTTACCTATAAGTGGTATCGAAACATCTGCATTTGGATATAGAAAAGATCCAGTTACAAATAAAATAAGTTTTCATGAAGGTGTAGATATTGAAGTTAATGAAAATGCCAATGTGAAGGCAGCTTACTATGGTAAGATAAAAGATTGTGGAAATGATAGTGCGGGATTTGGAAATTATATATTAATTGATCATGGAGATGGCATAGAAACTAAATACGGACATTTAAAAAAAATACTTGTTAAAAAAGATGATGCGGTTAAAAAAGGACAGATTATAGCTAAAAGTGGTAACACGGGCAAATCTACCGGACCGCATCTTCATTTTGAGCTTTTATACATGGGGGAAAATAAAAATCCAGATAAGTATTTTAATATAGTCAAAAAGTAA
- a CDS encoding M50 family metallopeptidase — translation MIKVNRYFIPYIIFLFIIGYKGQIMYTMFIVISHEFVHYIFARLYGFYGMGIELMVVGAALNFKELDDAEPKQDLIISLSGPVFNIIMAVIFYVLSKKYYFNEFNILFLGNLAIGIFNLIPGFPLDGGRILRDLLCYKYSYRKSNKIMIDISIIIGILLMFFYILLFLKGFNNFSLGIIGLFIMISSLKENERIPYIIMGDIIKKKYKFIKKGYIENKVISVYYKKDILSLMSIFDKNKYNVFVILDDKMKVIDIIYENDIIEGLKIYGNITVEEFLNKLDKNI, via the coding sequence GTGATTAAAGTTAATAGATATTTTATTCCGTACATTATTTTTTTGTTTATTATAGGTTATAAAGGCCAGATAATGTATACTATGTTTATCGTAATATCCCATGAATTTGTTCACTATATTTTTGCCAGACTTTATGGCTTTTATGGAATGGGAATAGAACTTATGGTTGTTGGTGCAGCACTAAATTTTAAGGAACTTGATGATGCTGAACCAAAGCAAGATTTAATAATATCTTTATCAGGGCCTGTATTTAATATAATAATGGCTGTAATTTTTTATGTATTGAGTAAAAAGTATTACTTTAATGAATTCAATATACTTTTTTTAGGTAATTTAGCAATAGGTATTTTTAATTTGATACCAGGATTTCCATTAGACGGAGGAAGAATTTTAAGGGATTTACTCTGTTATAAATATAGTTATAGAAAATCCAATAAAATAATGATAGATATAAGTATTATAATTGGAATTTTACTTATGTTTTTTTATATACTTTTATTCCTTAAAGGCTTTAATAATTTTAGCCTTGGAATAATAGGACTCTTTATAATGATATCATCTTTAAAAGAAAATGAAAGGATACCTTATATAATTATGGGGGATATAATTAAAAAGAAATATAAATTTATAAAAAAAGGATATATTGAAAATAAGGTTATTTCAGTATATTATAAAAAAGATATTTTAAGTTTAATGAGTATTTTTGATAAAAATAAATATAATGTTTTCGTAATACTCGATGATAAAATGAAAGTTATTGATATAATATATGAAAATGACATAATAGAAGGTTTAAAAATTTATGGTAATATTACAGTAGAAGAGTTTTTAAATAAGCTAGATAAGAATATATAA
- a CDS encoding TIGR03960 family B12-binding radical SAM protein → MNRISDDILFKVEKPARYIGGEFNSYDKDKEKVDIRFAFCFPDVYEVGMSHLGMKILYYVLNERQDTFCERVFAPWPDMEKLMRENDIPLYALESKDPLNEFDFIGFTLQYEMSYSNILNMLDLSGIPVRASKRSEDDPIIMCGGPCAYNPEPLYDIADFFAMGEGEEQMDEIMDLYKKYKNKKSKKEFLRAVSHIEGIYVPSLYSVDYNEDGTIKEFKPLYDDVPKKVKKRIIKNFTDVPYPDKIVVPYTDIVHDRIVLETFRGCTRGCRFCQAGMIYRPVREKKTDKLLGLAEKLIHSTGYSEISLTSLSICDYSDIQNLIHKLVEKHEKDKVGVSLPSLRIDSFFVDLINEIQKIRKTGLTFAPEAGTQRMRDVINKGVTEKDLIDSVKSAFESGWSTIKLYFMIGLPYETMEDVRGIADLAYKVVNEYYSVPKQVRKKGLKVTVSTSIFVPKPFTPFQWSPQVRMDDVREKINTLRSLIKNRNVVYNWHETPVSYLEAIFARGDRKLCDVLVKAFEKGAKFDGWSEYFNFDAWIEAFKECNVDGDFYAYRQRSYDEIFPWDFVDVGVDKVFLIRENEKAKKAEVTPDCRQGCKGCGVNTNLDGKCFEGALFSEVQ, encoded by the coding sequence ATGAATAGGATTTCAGATGATATATTGTTTAAAGTTGAAAAACCAGCACGTTATATAGGAGGAGAATTTAACTCCTATGATAAGGATAAGGAAAAGGTAGATATTAGATTTGCATTTTGTTTTCCAGATGTCTACGAAGTTGGAATGTCACATTTAGGAATGAAAATACTTTACTATGTATTAAATGAAAGGCAAGATACATTTTGTGAAAGAGTTTTTGCACCGTGGCCTGATATGGAAAAACTTATGAGAGAAAATGATATACCGCTTTATGCACTTGAGAGCAAGGACCCATTAAATGAGTTTGATTTTATTGGCTTCACATTACAATATGAAATGAGTTATTCAAATATTTTGAATATGCTTGACTTGTCAGGGATACCTGTTAGGGCATCTAAGAGATCAGAAGATGATCCTATAATAATGTGCGGCGGACCATGTGCATATAATCCTGAACCACTTTATGATATAGCAGATTTCTTTGCAATGGGTGAAGGCGAAGAACAAATGGATGAAATAATGGATCTTTATAAAAAGTATAAAAATAAGAAAAGTAAGAAAGAATTTTTAAGGGCGGTATCACATATAGAAGGAATTTATGTGCCTTCATTGTATTCAGTTGATTATAATGAAGACGGTACAATAAAGGAATTTAAGCCTTTATATGATGATGTACCAAAGAAAGTAAAAAAGAGGATAATAAAAAATTTCACTGATGTACCATATCCTGATAAAATTGTAGTGCCTTATACTGATATAGTGCATGATAGAATAGTTCTTGAAACATTTAGAGGATGCACTAGAGGATGTAGATTTTGTCAAGCTGGAATGATATATAGACCAGTTAGAGAAAAGAAGACAGATAAGCTATTAGGGCTAGCAGAAAAATTAATACATAGTACAGGATACTCAGAAATATCATTAACTTCTCTAAGTATATGTGATTATTCAGATATACAAAATCTAATACATAAGTTAGTTGAAAAGCATGAAAAAGATAAAGTAGGAGTGTCACTTCCATCGCTTAGAATCGATTCATTTTTTGTTGATCTTATAAATGAAATACAAAAGATAAGAAAAACTGGTTTGACTTTTGCTCCTGAAGCAGGTACTCAGAGAATGCGTGATGTTATAAATAAAGGTGTAACAGAAAAAGATTTGATAGATTCTGTTAAAAGTGCATTTGAATCAGGATGGTCAACTATAAAACTTTATTTTATGATAGGACTTCCATATGAAACTATGGAAGATGTTCGTGGAATAGCAGATCTTGCATATAAAGTAGTTAATGAATACTATTCAGTGCCAAAGCAGGTGAGAAAAAAAGGACTTAAGGTTACAGTAAGTACATCAATTTTTGTACCTAAACCATTTACTCCTTTTCAATGGTCACCTCAAGTTAGAATGGACGATGTTAGGGAAAAGATAAATACATTGAGGAGTTTGATAAAAAATAGGAACGTAGTTTACAACTGGCATGAAACACCTGTTAGCTATCTTGAAGCTATATTTGCAAGAGGCGATAGAAAATTATGTGATGTTCTTGTGAAAGCTTTTGAAAAAGGTGCTAAATTCGATGGATGGTCTGAATACTTTAACTTTGATGCATGGATAGAAGCATTTAAAGAGTGCAATGTTGATGGTGATTTTTATGCATACAGGCAGAGAAGTTATGATGAAATATTTCCATGGGATTTTGTTGATGTAGGTGTAGACAAAGTATTCTTAATACGTGAAAATGAAAAGGCTAAAAAGGCTGAAGTAACTCCGGATTGCAGACAAGGTTGTAAGGGCTGCGGAGTAAATACTAATTTAGATGGGAAGTGTTTTGAAGGTGCGTTATTTAGTGAAGTTCAGTAA
- a CDS encoding TIGR03936 family radical SAM-associated protein — MKVRYLVKFSKEDIIKFVGHLDLMRTIQRLLRRSGLPLEFSKGFNPHVNMSLAQPLAVGVYSSGDYMDLELSEDVDIEVVMEKLNKATPPGIKIFKAVKVKEIQNKKVFKSMAAVDAAKYSINIKYNDTTSLESEIKTLLKKENWETIKKSKTKESSVNIKLLIKKFEYAIRDNVLTINTLAACGSRQNLSPELMAKFIQNNTQGANLDAFVDIKREEMYASSKKGLIPLYEAAEEYN, encoded by the coding sequence TTGAAGGTGCGTTATTTAGTGAAGTTCAGTAAAGAAGACATTATAAAATTTGTAGGCCATCTTGATCTTATGAGGACTATACAGAGACTCCTTAGAAGGTCTGGACTTCCTCTGGAGTTTTCTAAAGGTTTTAATCCACATGTAAATATGTCATTGGCACAGCCTTTGGCTGTTGGAGTTTATTCTTCAGGAGATTATATGGATTTAGAACTTAGCGAAGATGTAGATATTGAAGTTGTAATGGAAAAGTTAAATAAGGCAACCCCACCCGGTATAAAGATTTTTAAAGCAGTAAAGGTAAAAGAAATTCAAAATAAAAAGGTATTTAAGTCTATGGCAGCAGTAGATGCAGCTAAATACTCAATAAATATAAAATACAATGATACAACTTCACTTGAAAGTGAAATTAAAACTTTACTAAAAAAAGAAAATTGGGAGACTATAAAAAAGAGCAAAACTAAAGAAAGCAGTGTAAACATAAAGCTGCTAATTAAGAAATTTGAATATGCTATAAGAGATAATGTTTTAACAATAAATACTTTGGCTGCTTGTGGAAGTAGGCAAAACTTGTCACCTGAACTTATGGCAAAGTTTATACAAAATAATACTCAAGGTGCTAATTTAGATGCATTTGTTGACATAAAGAGAGAAGAGATGTATGCAAGCTCAAAAAAGGGCTTAATTCCACTTTATGAAGCTGCAGAAGAATACAATTAG
- a CDS encoding Rne/Rng family ribonuclease translates to MFIERQEYLLRIAIKNNNKLEECLMEQDTVNPCSGEIYSGIVKDIIPAIRSAFIDIGYEKNAYMYLDDKFNNSDLKKGEKVIVQVVREGTYNKGPKVINGINLSGIYSAVITSNNKINFSQKITDEEKKKFISSNIKKPDGIGVIVRTAAKDVKVEVINDELEKLYKVYNDIVNKYKSTNKAGLIFDNGGVIGKILKDRINYDNYKIYVNSERDYVFIRNFLENILDNKIDLELFNGTSNLFEYYGIEKELLSLLNNRIYLKCGGYIVIDKTEAMYVIDVNSGKNVTNCTMEKTAYITNYEAAEEAARQVRLRNLSGIIIIDFIDMKNEDNKCKVISKLQQGFLDDKNKTVIYPFTQLNLIQIARKRLNKSIYEYMQENCNICRGKGKMLKLEYLCMLIKNKIIKVRSNSNIKDIHIVINQIYKKNVEDDILKFISDIDALNLNIYLTYDLKDYFKVEPLIFLSQINALKKFNIYNSSSVKLK, encoded by the coding sequence ATGTTTATAGAAAGACAAGAATATCTTTTAAGAATAGCTATAAAAAATAATAATAAATTAGAAGAATGCCTTATGGAACAAGATACTGTAAATCCTTGTTCAGGAGAAATATATAGTGGTATTGTAAAAGATATTATCCCTGCTATTAGAAGTGCTTTTATAGATATAGGCTATGAGAAAAATGCTTATATGTATCTTGATGATAAATTTAACAATAGTGATTTAAAAAAAGGTGAAAAAGTAATTGTTCAGGTTGTTAGAGAAGGAACTTACAATAAAGGACCAAAGGTAATAAATGGTATAAATTTATCGGGTATATATTCGGCTGTAATTACATCAAACAATAAAATAAATTTTTCTCAAAAGATAACTGACGAGGAAAAGAAAAAATTTATATCCTCCAATATTAAAAAGCCAGATGGAATTGGAGTAATTGTGAGAACTGCAGCAAAAGATGTAAAAGTAGAAGTTATAAATGATGAATTAGAAAAGTTATACAAAGTATATAATGACATAGTTAATAAATACAAATCTACTAACAAAGCAGGATTGATATTTGATAATGGCGGTGTTATAGGAAAGATCCTTAAAGACAGAATAAATTATGATAATTATAAGATATATGTAAATTCGGAAAGGGATTATGTTTTTATAAGAAATTTTTTAGAAAATATATTAGATAATAAAATTGATTTAGAACTTTTTAATGGTACAAGTAATTTATTTGAGTACTATGGTATAGAAAAAGAGCTTTTAAGTCTTTTAAATAATAGAATTTACTTAAAGTGCGGTGGATACATAGTTATAGATAAGACTGAAGCCATGTATGTCATAGATGTTAATTCAGGAAAAAATGTAACAAACTGTACTATGGAAAAGACAGCGTATATTACAAATTATGAGGCGGCAGAAGAAGCAGCGAGACAAGTGAGACTTAGAAATTTAAGCGGCATAATAATAATAGATTTTATAGATATGAAGAATGAAGATAATAAATGTAAAGTCATAAGTAAACTTCAACAAGGTTTTTTAGATGATAAAAATAAAACTGTCATTTATCCTTTTACACAATTGAATTTGATTCAAATAGCAAGAAAGAGATTGAATAAATCAATATATGAATATATGCAGGAAAATTGTAATATATGCAGAGGAAAAGGTAAAATGTTAAAGCTTGAATATCTTTGTATGCTTATAAAAAATAAAATAATCAAGGTAAGGTCTAACAGCAATATAAAAGATATACATATAGTAATTAACCAAATATATAAGAAGAATGTAGAAGATGATATTTTAAAGTTTATAAGTGATATTGATGCTTTGAATTTAAACATATATTTAACTTATGATTTAAAAGATTATTTTAAAGTAGAACCATTGATTTTTTTAAGTCAAATAAATGCACTAAAAAAGTTTAATATATACAATAGTAGTTCTGTAAAGCTAAAATAG